The genomic window CATAGGTTTTTAAAACCTATGAGGTTTATAAAAACAAAAAACAATTAGAAAATTAAAAATGGGAGCACCACATAATATAAAAAGATACGGTGAAGTCTGGCCGGAATTCAGAATCCGGTACGGGCTTGAAATTTTAGAAAAATTAAAAGATAAAGTCATTATTTCAGGAGGCTGGGCATGGCACTTTATGTCCAAATCCGGGCATACGGAATATAAGCATGCGCATGACCATAAAGATATTGATGTGTTTGTTAAAAAAGAACAGGTCGCGGAAGTCGTAATGATTCTTCAGCAGGAGGGTTTTCAGAAAGTCTGGACCAGATACGATCATCTTCCGAGCCAGGAAAATTTCCGCCGGTACGAGAAAACAACAGAAATGGAAAACGGAAAATTCCACAGGATCACTATCGATTTCTTTGAAAGGAATGATCTGGAAACAGTTGAAACCAATGGATTTACTGTAGTAAAACCGGAGGTTCTTCTTTCTTTTTACAGAAATATCCATTCCAGTGATAAATGCTGGGCGGTAATGGCCGCAAAAGATCTGGTGGAAAAAGGAATTGATCCTGTTGGCCATCCGAGATTAAGTGAAATGCCAAAATAAAGAAAAATGCAAAAAAGATATAAACAACAATATTCTTCCTATTACAACACCGCTCTGGTCGTTTGTCCCAATTGCGGAGAAGATGCCCTGGTGAAAAACGTAGGTAATTATAAGCAGGCTTCTCTGGAATGCCGGCATTGCAGTTTACGGAAGAGCGGAAATGAACTGGTGTTTTACAAAGCTTTTATAAAGCTGTATTGCCCTTCTTGTGCACATCCGATCCGTTATGAGCAGGGAAAGTTAAAAGAAAAGCCTCAAAATATTACGGTACCATGTGACGAATGCGATGCTTCATTTCAGGTTCAACCGAAAATAGAGAAATATTTAGATTCTTACGGAAGAGAAACAGGACTGATCCATGATCCGGTTTTCGGATATCCGTACTTTTTTCAGGAAGATTTTAAAGGAAAACTCTTTTGGGCCAAAAACAGAGAACATCTGCTGGAAATGGAAAGTTACGTTTCTTCCGGTCTGAGAACGCTTCCTTACAGAATGCGTATGGTAGAAAGACTGCCGACTTTTATTAAAGAAGCTAAAAACCGGGAAGCCATCTTAAAAATTTTACAGAAATGGAAAAACTCATACAAATAACCGCAGGAAAAGGACCTCTGGAATGCCAGTGGGTCGTCGCCAAAGTGCTGAAAGTTTTTCTGGAAGAAATAAAGAACAATAACATAGCCTATGAAATCATCCATCGTGAAAACGGTGATGAAAACCTGACGCTGAAATCCGTAACCCTCCTTTTGAAATCAAAAGATATACAGGATTTTTTAGCATCATGGCTGGGAAGCGTCTGCTGGATTGGCAAAAGCACCTTCCGGAAACAGCATAAACGCAGCAACTGGTTTGTTGGGATCTTTGAACTCGAAGAATTGGAGAAAGTCAGCTTTCATGAAAAAGATATTCAGTTTCAGACTGTAAGGAGCCAGGGAAGCGGCGGACAAAATGTGAATAAGGTGAACACGGCCGTACGGGCAACACATATCCCGACCGGCCAAAGTGTTTTCGTACAGGACTCCCGTTCGCAGCTTGAAAATAAAAAACGTTCAGTAGAGCGGCTGAAAGCAAAAGTCCTGGAGCAGAATATAATACAGCTGCAGAAAAGAATGCAGGAAACGTGGAACAACCACCTGAATGTACAGCGCGGAAATCCGGTGAGAACATTCTCCGGAACCGATTTTAAAAAGAATTATCAGGAAAAGTCTTTTAAGAAACAGAGGCATCACCTGAAAAATGAACTCAAAAATTATAGAAATGACCTTAACTAAAAGTAAATATTATTTTGAAGCCCTCGACCATTATCCGTACAACCTGCCGGATTGTATGGAAGCTTTGAATTATGCCCTCTCTTATGATCCGGAAGATGCCGATGCGCTCTGTCTTATGGGCAGGATCTACAGCGAAATGCTCAGCGATTACGAAAAAGCAAAATGCTATTTTGAAGAAGCCATGCAATATGATGTAACCAATGTTAATACACCACAATATTATATTATCTGTCTGCTGAATAACGAAGATCTTCAGGAAGCCGAAAAGCTGATTGAATATTCACTGAAAATAAAAGGCGTTGATAAGGCAACCCTGTGGATGTACAGATCCATGCTTTCCGAGAAAAGAGGAAGTCTGGTGAATGCACTGAAATTTTTAACACAGGCAGAGAAGTATTGCTTTACGGAGTGCAGTCTGAGCAATATAAAAAGCCGCAAAAAATTTATCAAATCCAAAATGCCTAAAAAACCCAAAATTAAAAAGGAAAAGGAGACGAAATAAGTCTCCTTTTTTATAAATTTAATGATGAAATTACGGTTTGAAATAAAACAGCTCCGGCTAAAGGAGACATTTTCTATTGCTTATGGAAATTACGATAGGAGAGAGGCCCTGCTAGTAAAATTACAACATAACGACTGTTCCGGCTACGGTGAATGTGTAGCCATCGATTACTATAAAATAGATCTGCCGAAATTTATTTTATCCTTAAAGGAAATTCAGCAGCGGATCGAAAGCCAGGATATCGTTCCCCCAAAGGCATTTTTTAGTTTTCTGCTGGGCCTGTCTCTTCATCAGTTCTTACTTTCTGCACTGGATTGCGCTTACTGGGACCTTTTCGGAAAGCTCGAAAATAAAAGTTTTATCGAACTGAATAACCTGCCTTCAAAAGATTTGGCAGAAAGCTCCATTACGGTTTCCGTAGGGGAAATTGAGCATCAGATCGAAAAGATTAGAAACAGCAGCTGGAACAGGTTCAAAGTAAAATGCAAAGGACTGAACAAACGGCATGTTGAGAAGCTCTTGCAACTTGATCTGCCTATCGCTTTGGATTCCAACGCCAGTTTTACCGATGAAGATTGTATATGGCTGCAGGAAAATGTGGACGTCCAAAAATTTTCCTACCTCGAGCAACCCAGGCCGGTGGGTCATTTTCAGGTTTTATCTAAAGAAGGTTTTGCCAACTGGATGGCAGATGAAGATTGCCAGAACATCAGTTCGCTGGAACAGCTGACTCCCTTCTACAAAAGCATTAATATCAAACTTATGAAATGTGGCGGCTTGACTCCTGCTTTAGAAATGGTATCAAAAGCCCGGGCGTTAAACTATAAAATTATGATCGGCTGTATGACAGAATCGACCGTCGGAATTTCCGCAGGCTGTGTTTTGGCCGGGTTGGCCGACTACGCCGATCTGGATGGCGCGAATCTTATTGCCAACGACTATGCTTCCGGCAGTTTTGTAGACCATGGTAAGATCATCCTGTCTCCAAAACCGGGGCTGGGAATTGAAATGTTGTAAAGTGAATGGTCAATTTGCTGTGCGCGTGAATTTTTTCCTGATCAGTTAAACAGAAATAAATAAAAAATAGGCTTTTGAGAAAGCCTATTTTTTATTTACGGAGATCAGATAATCATAAACCATCTGATGTTGTTCATCGGTTAATTTGGCTTTCGGAGCCATTCTGCTCAGCGTATTGATCCATCCCTGGTCATCATGCTTTGCAGGATCAGGTAGCTTGTGGCATCGGTTACACGAATTTTCAAAAATACTTTTACCCTGAGCCAGCTGTTCGGATGAGGTGTATTTCGGCCCGGTTACGGCCACGCTTTTTGGTCCACACGATATCATCATCGTTGCGGAAGCGGCGATCATTCCCAACATCAGTTTTTTCATAATAATATTTTTTTATAGTGAATTATTTTTTCACAGACACGATATAATCGTATACCCACTGGTGCTGCTCATCGGTCAGTTTTGCCTTTGGAGCCATCCAGTTCATAATTCCTACCCATTGTACCGGTGTATGAGCGGTCGGATCCGGCAGTTTGTGGCATCTTCCGCACGAGTTTTCGAAGATGCTTTTTCCCTGCGCGATTTGCGCTGCCGTAGATTTGGAAGCTACCGGAGTGGTTGCCGTAGAAGCCTTCGGTGTACAGGATGCCAGTAAAATAGCAGTGAACGAAGCTACAGCAATGATTTTTTTCATGTCTAAACAATTTTTGATTGAAACAAATGTAGCAAATTCCCTCTGCCATTGATAAACAGCTGCTTAATTTAGAAGAAATACAAATTAGAAAGGACAGGAGGGGTAAATGGTGAATTTTGCTTTGCAAATCAGTTTTGTTTCGCAAGTGAATTTAAGACCGCAGAAATTGACCATCGACTCGAAGAAATTCACAATTGACGTTCCGGTTCTTGTGAATTGCCGTTGATGGGATAATTTCCATACATTGAAAACAAAAATTCGAAGACAAGATCAATGGACTCTTGACGGTTCAAGCTTTAATCCTTATTTTTGAATCAATGAAATTTTCTACAGAAGAGCTGATAAACGGAATACAGTCGGGAAACAAACGCCTGATCGGGAAAGCCATTACCTTAGTGGAAAGTAAAAAAGCCGAGCACCGGCAGCAGGCGGAAGAACTGCTGAAACAGCTGATGCCCTACACCGGAAATTCCGTGAGGGTAGGAGTGACGGGGGTTCCGGGAGCCGGAAAATCTACCTTCATCGAAAATTTCGGGAGATTGGCGATTGCCAACGGAAAAAAAGTAGCCGTCCTGGCGATCGATCCAAGCTCGGCCATCAACAAAGGCAGCATTTTGGGCGATAAAACAAGGATGGAAGAACTGGCGAAAGAAGAAAATGCCTTTATCCGCCCTTCTCCAAGCTCCGGATTTCTGGGAGGAGTAGCCAATACCACTTTTGAGACCATGATGATCTGTGAAGCGGCAGGCTACGATTATATTTTAATTGAAACCGTAGGCGTAGGACAGTCGGAAGTACTGGTCGCCGACATTACCGATGTTTTCTTATTTTTGAAAATCATCGGCGGCGGCGATGAGCTTCAGGGGATCAAGCGCGGAATCATGGAGATGGTAGATCTTATTTTCATCAATAAAGTAGAGCAGGACAATCTGCAGAAAGCCAAAAATACAAGGCTGGAGCTTAAACGGGCTTTAGACTTTATTCCGCCCAAAGAAAAAGGCTGGAAAGTTCCCGTTTTGCTCGGTTCGGCTTTACGGAACGAAGGGTTACCGGATATTTTTGAAAAAATTAATGACTTCATCAGCCTGAAGAAGAAAACCGGCCGATTTGAAGAAGTCCGCATTCAGCAGGCTGAAAAAAGGTTCGAGTATTGGGTTCAGGAATATATCCTGTCGATGATGAAGAAAAATAATTCGGTAGAAGAAGCCTATATTCAGCACAAAAAAAATGCTTCGGCAATGGTTTCCAATCCCAGTACCGAAGCAAAGTTATTCGTAGAAAAATTCTTATCCAAAGAATGATTATTCAGCAGAGGGCTTTTCTTTAGGTTCTTCATTTTTGGTGATGTACCCGTCATAAGAAATCGGCTGACGGTCGTTGCTTCTGATCGAAGTAAAAGCTTTTCCGTTTTTGAAAACTTCAATGGTGATTTCATCTACGGTACTTTGGTCATTAACCTTAATTTTCACAATGGTTTTACCCTTTTTGCCTGCCGATTGGCTTACATTAAAATCTTTTGTTGTAAACCGGTAACCGGACTGGCTTGTATTGCCGTATGAAGGATTGAATACCCGGCCGAAATAAGGCAGGGCCACATCCAGTTTACCTTTTCTTACATCAATGGAATAGTTGCCTCCCGAAAGATCCAGAATTCTTGTAGACGTTGTGTTGGGAAGTGAATTCATTACATTGATGACATCATAATTCGTAGGCGTTGCCCGTTGGGCATGAAATGAGAAGTCCCCGGAATTAACGAGCGCAGTAACTGCCTGGGCATCTCCTGTTCCTGTCTGTGACGAGCAGCTTTGGAAAGATAGCAGAAAACCTAAGATGAATATAATTGAAATATACTTTTTCATGTTTTTATAATAATTAATTAGTATCTCTAAACAAGCAAAATGTATGCAAATATACCGATAGAAAATTATTTTGGAATAAAAATTGTAAAGGTTGAACTAATACACTCGAAATATGAAAATAAAACACATTTTTGGAATAGGAGCAATGGCTCTTTCAGTGGCAGCCTGTACTACAAACCCGATTACGGGAAGATCCTCATTACAGCTGGCCAACAATTCAGAGATTGCAACAATGGCAGCCCAGGAATACAGAACTACCTTAGGAAAATCTAAAGTGGTTACAGGAACGGCAGACGCAAGAAGAGTGACGAGCGTTGGATCAAGAATTAAATCTGCTGCCGAAAGATACTATCAGCAAATCGGACGTTCCGGAGACCTTGCCAATTACAACTGGGAATTTAATCTTATCCAGAGCAACGAACTCAACGCATGGTGTATGCCTGGCGGTAAAGTAGCGGTATATACCGGTATTCTGCCGATTACAAAAAATGAAAGCGGATTGGCTGTAGTAATGGGACACGAGGTTTCGCATGCTTTAGCAGGACATGGAAATGAAAGAATTTCTCAAGCCATGGTTGCACAATATGGAGGACAGATCCTTGGAGGGTCTATTTCCAATGCACAATGGGCAAGTGTTTTCCAGCAGGTTTATCCTATCGGTTCTCAGGTAGCTTTACTGAAATATGGCAGAAACCAGGAATCTGAAGCAGATGAAATGGGATTGTACCTGATGTCGATGGCTGGATATGATCCGAGAGAAGCGATCCCATTCTGGAGCAGAATGGAAGCGGCATCCAAAGGGGCCAGACAACCGGAATTCCTTTCAACGCACCCGAATCCGCAAACCAGAATTGCAGATATCAACAAAGATTTGCCAAAAGCACTTGAATACTACAGAGCTGCAGGAGGAAAAATATAACATTAAATTTAATTCAGAATAAAAATAAAAGCCTTATTGAATTTTATTAAATTTGATAAGGCTTTTTAATACCAAACACACTATGAAAAATTTAACCATTATCGGGCTTGTGCTTCTTGCCGTTTCTATTCTGCTGTTTTACCTTACAGCCAACAATTTTACCATTAACGATTTGGGAATGCCTCATATTATGGGTATCCTGGGAGGAATTGGGATCGGTCTTATCATCGGAGGAATGGTAGGCTATGTAAGCAAAGGCAGTGCTATAAAGGAAGAGCAGAAGAGAAAAGAATACCAGCAATTGCAGAGAGAAAAAGAAGAGCTGGAGAAGCAGGCCGCTGAAATCGCAAGACGTGAAGCCGAACTTCAGCAGCAAAGATCTTATAACAATCAAAATCCTCAAATCTAATGATCTGAGGATTTTTTATTAGTCGTTATTTTCGTTACTTAAAATTTATACCCAACACCTACCATAAAAAGGTTCGGTCTGTTGTCATAACGTATTTCTGTACCTGAAACCCTGTTGATAAAATTTCTGGAGTCTTTGCTGAAAGCTCCTTCATACTTTGCATTTACCAGGAATTGTTTAATTTCAAGCTGGGCTCCGAACTGGTAACCTACGGTAAAATTATTGCTTGCATTTTCCTGGAAGTCGTTGAAGGTATCTTCTTTTGCCAGATTATAACTTGCTACGGGCCCAATATATACGCCTAAAAGATCACCCAATACTTTATGCCCTACCAGAACAGGAAGGTCAATACGGCTGCTTTTAACATCAAAAGTTGTATTCTCTGTGGTGAATTCATTTTTGAAATTCGTGTAGTATAATTCCGGCATTAAGAAAAATGATGCGGGAAGATTGGCTTTCAGGGACAACCCTACGTTGAATCCTACGTTATTCTTTCCTTCTCCCTGGATGGCCTGGTTTACCGTACCTTTAAAGTTTTGCCACGAAGGAGATCCTGTAGGGAAGATTAGGTTTACTTTACCTGCCAGGGAAACCTGGGCTGAAGCAAAGACTGAAAATCCTATTAATGCGATACTAATTGCCTTTTTCATTGTCGTCTATTTTTGTGATTGTATTATCAATAGTCTTATTATTCTCAAGCAGATATTCTCTAAGCTCTTTAAACAGTTCCGATGAATAAACGAAATCAATCAGGTTTTTATTGCCTGCCGTAATCAGTACATCCTTATTTCCTTCCCATTCTTTAAGACCCAACCTTAGATAAACGATTTTTTCACCGATCGTCATTACCGAATTCATATCGTGGGTATTAATAATGGTGGTGGTATTATATTCTTTGGTAATCTCAATCAGAAGATCATCAATAATGTTTGAAGTATAAGGATCCAGCCCGGAATTGGGCTCATCACAGAAAAGGTATTTCGGGTTATTTACAATGGCCCTAGCAATAGCTACCCTTTTCTGCATTCCCCCGGAAATTTCAGATGGAAATTTCCTGTTGGCTTTATCCAGGTGAACTCTTCCGATTACATCAAAAACCCTTTTCTTCTTTTCCCTGAAGGTAAGATTGGTAAACATATCCAGCGGGAACATAATATTTTCTTCTACCGTCAGGGAATCGAACAATGCGCTGCCTTGGAATACCGTTCCGATTTCAGACCGGAGGTGCTGTTTCTCATCACGGGTCATTACATTAATATCTTTTCCGTCGAATAAGATTTCCCCTGACGTCGGCTGATACACATTCAATAAGCTTTTCAGAAAAACGGTTTTTCCTGATCCACTTTGCCCAATTATTAAATTTACTTTTCCTTTATCAAAACTTGTAGAAATTCCTTTCAGTACCTCCACACTATCAAAACTCTTTTTAAGATCTTTTACCTCAATCATCAGCTTAAAATTAATTGGGTTAATAACAACTCCGAAAGGATAATGAAAACCATCGTCCAAACTACTGCTTGTGTACTTGCTCTACCTACTTCCAGGGAACCTCCTTTTACATTATATCCGAAATAGGAAGGAACCGTGGCAATAACAAAAGCAAAAACGATTGTTTTGGTAAATGCATAATAAACGAAAAGATTTGGCATATACATCTGGATCCCAGTAATATAATCATTTGTCGTCCAGTTACCCGTTAAAATCCCTGCGATGTAACCGCCTCCGATACCAAATACAATACTGATGGCGATCAATAAAGGGTTGAAAATAACACAGGCAATAATTTTCGGGAAAATAAGGAAGTTGGGAGAATTTACTCCCATGATATCCAAAGCATCGATCTGTTCCGAAACCCTCATCGTACCGATACTGGAAGCAATGTACGATCCTACTTTTCCTGCTAAGATAAGACTGATAATAGTAGGAGAGAATTCCAGTACCAAAACGGCCTTCGTCGCATATCCTACAAATGAAGGCGGAATCGGAAATGATGATGCGTCGAAATTATTAAACATCTGGATGGCAACTACCGCTCCTACGAATATAGATGTAAAGATCACCAACCCAAAAGAGTTGACGCCCAAATCATTGATTTCTCTCATGAACAGCTTCCAGAATACCCTCATTTTCTGAGGTTTCTGGATGGATTTGCCTAGAAGAAGGATATATTCTCCAATTGCTGTAAAAAACTTTTTTAACATTCTGCTAAATTAGACTTTTTTTATTGAATTAAATTAAAGTTGAGGTTAAGACTCAGGCTTTACTTTTCTACTGAAATGTAGTATATCATAATGTAGACCAAACAAAACTATTTTGCATTTTTATCGCCCGTTATCAACAGTAAAATGGTTTTCATGATGATCACGAAGTCAAGCAGAAAGCTCCAGTTTCTTACGTAGAAAGCATCTGCCAAAACCCTTTTGTTCATTTCTACTTTTACATTTCCTGCATCGCCGCGCAGCCCGTTTACTTGTGCCAGCCCGGTAATCCCGGGGCTTACCATGCTTCGTAAGCTGTAACGCCCGATTTTAGGTTTGTAATAATCATCTACCGCCAGCATATGCGGTCTTGGTCCTACGACCGACATTTCGCCTTTGAGCACATTCAGAAACTGCGGCATTTCGTCAAGACTGGTCTTTCTTAAAACTTTTCCAAGCCGGGTAATCCTCGAGTCGTTTTCAGCGGTTGTTCTTGTAGATGATTCCTCATTTACCACCATTGTCCGGAACTTAATGCATCGGAATACCTCTTCATGGAACCCATATCTTTCCTGAATAAAAAATACCGGGCCCTTTGAGGATAATCTGATGAGAATAGCGATAATTGGGAACAGCCAGGAGCAGATTCCCACCAATACAATGACAGAAAATACAATATCAAATGCTCTTTTCAACAGAAAATTGGAATAATAATCCAGCGGATACTTTGCCTGGTTCAGAACAGGCTGTGTCTGGATATAACCCATGTTGTATAAAAAGAAATTATTCTGTGCAATACTCGGAAGCAGAGAAATATTAACTTTATTGGCTTCAGCCAGTCTGAAAATTTCTTTTTCCTCCCGGTCATCATAGGTATTTTCTATCGGGATAAATAAGGTATGGATCCCATTGCTTTTCCAGAATTCCACCAGTTCATCAGGCTTTATTTCGGTTTTCGGATATTCAAAAATCTTGTATCCGTAGTCTTTTCTTTCTTTCAGAACATTCTTTAGAACCTCCGAAGAACTGTTTTCATTGAGGAACATGATATTCCGGTGATTGATTCCCAGGCTCCGGATATATTTGATCCCGAAAAAGATCAGCGATTTAGCCAGGAATATGAAGAAAAACAAGTAAAATGAAAGCCAGTAGATATCTGAATTGAAAAATACATTGTAACTGACTTTTCCAAGCAGTAAAAGCCCGAGAATAAACAGCAAAAAATGGACAAGAAGACGCTCCAGAAATAAAGTATAGGTTAAATTCCTCGGGATATTATAGATCTTTGTTCTGCCACTGAGCAGCATCCAGAACAAAAATAATAAGGCAAGGGAAAATAAATTCTGGTACCAGGTTTCCTGATTGTACTTTAAATTCTGGTTCCTGCTCAGGAAAAAGAATATAAAAATAGATGCAATAACCAGAAGGTCAAGCAAAACGATGATTAATTTAAGGTATCTGGAATATCGAATTCTCTGCATCTATCAGCATTTCGGATACAATAAGGCTAATTTACATATTTTTACGGAATATTCAGATATTTATGCGTCTGAACCGAAGCCCTCCATTCAGGGTGCTCCAGAATAAAATCTGTAATTTTTGGATACATTTCATCCCGCTTGCTCCATTCGCTCTGAAGATACAAAGTACAGTTTGCAGAAACTTTCGCCGCCTGTTCCTGCGCAAATTTAAAATCGTTGTTATTGAAAACGATAACTTTAAGTTCGTGGGCCCTGGCATAGATTTCTTCTTTCGGAAGCCCGGTTTTTTTAGGTGAAAGCGTAATCCAGTCGATCTGCCCGCTCATCGGATAAGCTCCTGAAGTTTCAATGTGAACGGTGCAGCCAAGGGCTTTTAACCTGGAAGTTAACACATCAAGATTCCACATTAAAGGCTCTCCGCCTGTTAAAACAATAGTTTTGCAGTGCCTTGCCGCTGTTTCTGCAATTTCTTGTGCATTCATCAGCGGATGCAGGGTCGGATCCCAGCTTTCTTTTACATCACACCAATGGCACCCGACATCGCAGCCGCCCAATCGAATAAAGTATGCTGCTTTTCCGGTATGTGCCCCTTCTCCCTGAAGAGTGTAAAAATGCTCCATCACCGGGAGCATTTTACCTTCTTTTAATAAAATATCTTCTTCTATTTTCATTTTACAATTAGTCGTTATAGACCGAAGTTTTGTAAGCAATGATGGTATTTTTCATCAGCATTGCTCTGGTCATAGGCCCAACACCTCCCGGTACCGGCGTGATCCAGCTTGCTTTTGCAGCGCAGCTGTCGAAATCCACATCACCTGCCAGGTAATATCCTTTTGGAGAATCGTTGTCTACTCTTGTAATCCCTACGTCCACGATTACGGCTCCTTCCTTGATCATATCTCCTTTCAGGAAATGAGGATCTCCCAGGGCGGTAATAACGATGTCTGCCTTTTTAGTATATTCTTCGATGTCTTTCGTATAAGAGTGAGTAAGGGTAACGGTAGAATTTCCCGGAAAATCTTTTCTTCCCATCAGAATACTCATTGGTCTTCCTACGATTTTGCTTCTTCCGATAATGACACAGTCTTTCCCTTTTGTTTCAATATTATATCTTTCTAATAACGTTAAAATCCCAAACGGGGTAGCCGGTAAAAAAGTATCCATTTCCAAGGCCATCCTTCCGAAATTTTCCGGGTGGAAGCCATCTACGTCTTTTCTTGGGTCGATGGCGTTAATGATTTTTTCCTGATCGATCTGGTCCGGCAAAGGAAGCTGAACGATAAACCCGTCCACTGCTTTCGACTTGTTCAATTCATCAATTTTTTCCAATAATTCAGATTCGGAAACCGTGCTTGGAAATTTTACAAGGCTCGACTGAAATCCTACTTCCTCACAGTCTTTTACTTTGGAATTCACATACGCTTTGCTCGCTCCGTTGTTCCCCACCAGAATGGCTACCAAATGCGGGGCTCTTCTTTTTCCGGCAACGATTTTTTCAACCTCAGCCTTGATTTCCTGTTTTATTTCTTTGGATATTTTTAATCCGTCAAGAATTTCTGCCATTTTTACTTTTATTTATTAGATTTATAATAATTAATCAGTCCGTTGGTTGAAGTATCATGAGAGGTAACCGTCTCATTGCTTTCAAGTTCCGGTAAGATTTTATTAGCTAAAACTTTTCCTAATTCCACTCCGAACTGGTCGAAACTGAAAATATTCCAGATCACACCCTGTACGAAAATCTTGTGCTCATACAACGCAATCAGTTGTCCTAATGAAAAAGGAGTTAATTCGTTGAATAAAAAAGAGTTGGTAGGAGTATTTCCGTGGAAGACCTTATAATTTAACAGGAATTCGATTTCTTCATCGGATTTTCCTGATGCTTTAAGTTCTGCCTCAACTTCTTCTTCCGTTTTCCCGAAAGCAAGGGCTTCGGTCTGGGCAAAGAAATTGGCCAGTAATTTATCCTGATGGTCGGCCACTTTATTCGGGCTTTTTGCATAAGCAATAAAATCAGCCGGAATCAATTCTGTTCCCTGGTGGATCAGCTGATAGAATGCGTGCTGTCCGTTGGTTCCAGGCTCTCCCCAGATGATCGGTCCCGTTTCATAATCTACAAACTCCCCGTTACGGTCTACACATTTTCCGTTGCTTTCCATATCGCCCTGCTGAAAATAAGCCGGGAAACGGTCTAAATATTGAGAGTAGGGAAGGATAGCATAAGTGGTTGCCGCATAGAAATTGCGGTACCAGATTCCGATAAGTCCCATGAGAACAGGAATGTTTTCTGAGAAGTCTGCGGTCTGGAAATGCTGGTCGGTATCATAAGCTCCTCTTAACAGCTGCTCAAAATTTTCGTAACCTACCGCCAGCACGATGCTTAAGCCGATGGCACTCCAAAGGGAATATCTTCCGCCAACCCAATCCCAGAATTCAAAGATATTCTCTTCTGCAATTCCGAAATCTTTAACGGCCTGGACATTAGTAGATAAAGCAACAAAGTGTTTTGCTACATCTTCCTGTTTTCCAGCTTTTAAAAACCAGTCTCTTGCCGAATGGGCATTGGTCATGGTCTCCTGGGTGGTAAATGTTTTGGAAGCGATGATGAATAAAGTGGTCTCAGGATTTAAGTTCTTTACCACTTCTGCGAGATGATTACCATCCACATTGGAAACAAAGTGAACGTTTAATCTTGTTTTAAAATGCTTAAGCGCAGAAACAACCATTACCGGTCCCAGATCCGAACCTCCGATCCCGATATTCACTACATCCGTAATCTCTTTTCCACTGAATCCTTTATGTGTTCCTGAAATAATGCTTTCGGAAAAAGATTTCATATGATCCAGCACCCTTTTAATTTGAGGCTTGATATTTTCCCCGTCTACCAGAATTTCTTTATCCGAAAAATCCCTTAAAGCCGTATGCAATACTGCTCTTCCTTCCGTTTCGTTGATCTTATCACCGGAAAACATTTTGGAA from Chryseobacterium sp. SORGH_AS_0447 includes these protein-coding regions:
- the pgi gene encoding glucose-6-phosphate isomerase codes for the protein MLSKINPTQTNSWKALDEQFANNDFDLRSLFEYNPNRFNEFSIKRTNFLFDYSKNLLDSKTKNILLNLAEECQLKDAISKMFSGDKINETEGRAVLHTALRDFSDKEILVDGENIKPQIKRVLDHMKSFSESIISGTHKGFSGKEITDVVNIGIGGSDLGPVMVVSALKHFKTRLNVHFVSNVDGNHLAEVVKNLNPETTLFIIASKTFTTQETMTNAHSARDWFLKAGKQEDVAKHFVALSTNVQAVKDFGIAEENIFEFWDWVGGRYSLWSAIGLSIVLAVGYENFEQLLRGAYDTDQHFQTADFSENIPVLMGLIGIWYRNFYAATTYAILPYSQYLDRFPAYFQQGDMESNGKCVDRNGEFVDYETGPIIWGEPGTNGQHAFYQLIHQGTELIPADFIAYAKSPNKVADHQDKLLANFFAQTEALAFGKTEEEVEAELKASGKSDEEIEFLLNYKVFHGNTPTNSFLFNELTPFSLGQLIALYEHKIFVQGVIWNIFSFDQFGVELGKVLANKILPELESNETVTSHDTSTNGLINYYKSNK
- a CDS encoding bifunctional 5,10-methylenetetrahydrofolate dehydrogenase/5,10-methenyltetrahydrofolate cyclohydrolase, which gives rise to MAEILDGLKISKEIKQEIKAEVEKIVAGKRRAPHLVAILVGNNGASKAYVNSKVKDCEEVGFQSSLVKFPSTVSESELLEKIDELNKSKAVDGFIVQLPLPDQIDQEKIINAIDPRKDVDGFHPENFGRMALEMDTFLPATPFGILTLLERYNIETKGKDCVIIGRSKIVGRPMSILMGRKDFPGNSTVTLTHSYTKDIEEYTKKADIVITALGDPHFLKGDMIKEGAVIVDVGITRVDNDSPKGYYLAGDVDFDSCAAKASWITPVPGGVGPMTRAMLMKNTIIAYKTSVYND